A portion of the Lolium rigidum isolate FL_2022 chromosome 1, APGP_CSIRO_Lrig_0.1, whole genome shotgun sequence genome contains these proteins:
- the LOC124692516 gene encoding probable aquaporin TIP2-2: MPGCIAFGRFDDSFSLASLKAYVAEFISTLIFVFAGVGSAIAYTKVSGGAPLDPSGLIAVAICHGFGLFVAVAVGANISGGHVNPAVTFGLALGGQITILTGIFYWVAQLLGAIVGAVLVQFCTGMATPTHGLSAGVGALEGVVMEVIVTFGLVYTVYATAADPKKGSLGTIAPIAIGFIVGANILVAGPFSGGSMNPARSFGPAVASGDFTNIWIYWAGPLIGGGLAGVVYRYLYMCGDHTAVSGGDY; this comes from the exons ATGCCGGGCTGCATCGCCTTCGGACGCTTTGATGACTCCTTCAGCCTTGCCTCTCTCAAGGCCTACGTCGCCGAGTTCATCTCCACCCTCATCTTCGTCTTCGCCGGCGTCGGCTCCGCCATCGCCTACA CCAAGGTGAGCGGCGGCGCGCCGCTTGATCCGTCCGGGCTGATTGCGGTGGCGATTTGCCACGGGTTCGGGCTGTTCGTCGCTGTCGCCGTCGGTGCCAACATCTCTGGCGGCCACGTCAACCCCGCTGTCACCTTCGGCCTCGCCCTCGGCGGCCAGATCACCATCCTCACCGGCATCTTCTACTGGGTCGCCCAGCTCCTCGGCGCCATCGTCGGCGCCGTCCTCGTCCAGTTCTGCACCGGCATG GCGACCCCGACACACGGGCTTTCCGCCGGCGTGGGCGCTCTTGAGGGCGTCGTCATGGAAGTCATCGTCACCTTCGGGCTCGTCTACACCGTGTACGCCACCGCCGCTGACCCCAAGAAGGGATCCCTCGGCACCATCGCCCCCATCGCCATCGGGTTCATCGTCGGCGCCAACATCCTCGTCGCCGGCCCCTTCTCCGGCGGGTCCATGAACCCTGCTCGCTCCTTCGGCCCCGCCGTGGCCAGCGGCGACTTCACCAACATCTGGATCTACTGGGCCGGCCCGCTCATCGGCGGTGGCCTCGCCGGCGTCGTCTACCGGTACCTGTACATGTGCGGCGACCACACGGCCGTCTCCGGCGGCGACTACTAA